Proteins from a single region of Humidesulfovibrio mexicanus:
- a CDS encoding NADH-quinone oxidoreductase subunit K, which produces MHSLVELILVGLVLTNLVLLGTSRIGLCIRMVAFQGVGLAFLPLLGHGELALSSLAVSAATAVLKGGVFPWLLFRSLESAHVRAEVEPYVGYSASLLFGVAALAASVWLGGRMPMPVGLPQLLTPVAFFTILVGLFGIVARRKAVSQVVAYLVLENGIFAFGAVALRKAQLLVEMGILLDVFVAVFVMGIAIFRINREFDHIDADRLASLKE; this is translated from the coding sequence ATGCACTCGCTGGTGGAACTGATCCTGGTGGGCCTGGTGCTCACGAATCTGGTGCTTCTGGGCACCAGCCGCATCGGCCTGTGCATCCGCATGGTGGCCTTCCAGGGCGTGGGGCTGGCCTTTCTGCCGCTGCTGGGCCACGGGGAGCTGGCGCTCTCCTCGCTTGCCGTCTCCGCAGCCACGGCCGTGCTCAAGGGGGGCGTGTTCCCCTGGCTGCTGTTCCGCTCCCTTGAGAGCGCGCACGTGCGCGCGGAGGTGGAGCCCTACGTGGGCTACTCAGCCTCGCTGCTCTTCGGGGTGGCGGCCCTGGCCGCCTCGGTGTGGCTGGGCGGCCGGATGCCCATGCCCGTGGGCCTGCCGCAGCTGCTTACCCCGGTGGCCTTCTTCACCATCCTGGTGGGGCTTTTCGGCATCGTGGCCCGGCGCAAGGCCGTAAGCCAGGTGGTGGCCTACCTGGTGCTGGAAAACGGCATCTTCGCCTTCGGGGCCGTGGCCCTGCGCAAGGCCCAACTGCTGGTGGAGATGGGCATTCTTCTGGACGTGTTCGTGGCGGTGTTCGTCATGGGCATCGCCATCTTCCGCATCAACCGCGAATTCGACCACATCGACGCCGACAGACTGGCGTCGCTCAAGGAGTAG